In one Parvibaculum sp. genomic region, the following are encoded:
- a CDS encoding YicC/YloC family endoribonuclease has protein sequence MPLTSMTGFARVEGEAGLARWHWELRSVNGKGLDVRFRLPPGLDAIEPKLRAELARHLKRGNCQASLTVDRSAAPAPLRVNKEALRVVLDAIAELRRDIEMKPPQPEGILALRGVLESADVAEESDEVRQAFENAVVASFGEAAAALARARAEEGAKLEAMLGAHVDEIERLTQAAAASPAATAEAMRARLAAQIAELLGASSSLSEERLAQEAALLATKADVREEIDRLGAHIAQAREIFAGAEPAGRRLDFLTQEFNREANTLCSKAADIGLTRIGLELKTSIDQLREQVQNVE, from the coding sequence CGTCGAGGGCGAAGCGGGCCTTGCACGCTGGCATTGGGAATTGCGGAGCGTCAATGGCAAGGGTCTCGACGTCCGCTTCCGCCTGCCGCCGGGGCTTGATGCGATCGAACCGAAATTGCGGGCCGAACTTGCAAGGCACCTCAAGCGTGGCAATTGCCAGGCGAGCCTCACCGTCGACCGCTCCGCTGCGCCGGCGCCGCTGCGCGTCAACAAGGAGGCGTTGCGGGTCGTGCTGGACGCCATCGCCGAGCTGCGTCGCGACATCGAGATGAAGCCGCCGCAGCCCGAAGGCATTCTGGCCTTGAGGGGCGTTCTTGAAAGTGCCGATGTTGCCGAGGAAAGCGACGAAGTGCGCCAGGCGTTCGAAAATGCGGTGGTCGCGTCGTTCGGCGAAGCCGCGGCGGCGCTCGCTCGCGCCCGCGCCGAGGAAGGGGCGAAGCTCGAAGCGATGCTTGGCGCTCATGTCGACGAAATCGAACGTCTGACGCAAGCGGCGGCCGCCTCGCCGGCCGCAACGGCGGAAGCGATGCGGGCGCGTCTCGCCGCACAGATCGCCGAACTTCTTGGCGCTTCGTCCTCGCTTTCCGAAGAACGGTTGGCGCAGGAAGCGGCGCTGCTGGCCACCAAGGCCGACGTGCGCGAGGAGATCGATCGGCTCGGCGCCCACATCGCGCAGGCCCGTGAAATTTTTGCAGGTGCCGAGCCCGCCGGCCGCCGTCTCGACTTTCTGACGCAGGAATTCAACCGCGAAGCCAACACGCTTTGTTCGAAGGCCGCCGATATCGGTCTCACCCGCATCGGCCTCGAACTTAAAACCTCCATCGACCAGCTTCGCGAACAGGTCCAGAACGTGGAATGA
- the gmk gene encoding guanylate kinase: MTEIDIHRRGLMLVLSSPSGAGKTTLSRRLLDSDPEIDMSVSATTRKPRPGEVNGKDYFFLSTEDFGIMRNKGEFLESAKVFGNYYGTPRKPVEDALARGRDVLFDIDWQGTQQLDESAPEDLVKVFILPPSAQELEKRLERRAQDPSDVVAARMEKASDEISHYQEYEYIIVNDDVDRAFAALQAILRAERLKRRRLTGLSNFVKQLREAL, from the coding sequence ATGACCGAAATCGACATTCATCGCCGCGGCCTGATGCTGGTTCTTTCCTCGCCCTCCGGCGCCGGCAAGACAACGCTCTCGCGCCGTCTTCTCGACAGCGATCCCGAAATCGACATGTCCGTTTCCGCCACCACGCGCAAGCCGCGGCCGGGCGAGGTGAACGGGAAAGACTATTTTTTCCTGAGCACCGAAGATTTCGGCATCATGCGCAACAAGGGCGAGTTTCTTGAGAGCGCCAAGGTCTTCGGCAACTACTACGGCACGCCGCGCAAGCCTGTGGAGGATGCGCTGGCCAGAGGCCGCGATGTTCTGTTCGACATCGACTGGCAGGGGACGCAGCAACTCGACGAAAGCGCGCCGGAAGACCTGGTCAAGGTTTTCATCCTGCCGCCCTCGGCGCAGGAACTCGAAAAGCGCCTCGAGCGCCGCGCCCAGGATCCGTCGGACGTCGTCGCAGCCCGCATGGAAAAGGCGTCGGACGAAATCAGCCACTATCAGGAATACGAATACATCATCGTCAACGACGACGTGGACCGTGCCTTTGCCGCATTGCAGGCGATCCTGCGCGCCGAGCGGTTGAAGCGCCGCCGGCTGACGGGCCTGTCCAATTTCGTGAAGCAGCTACGCGAGGCGCTTTGA
- the rfbF gene encoding glucose-1-phosphate cytidylyltransferase: MTKVVILAGGLGTRISEESQLRPKPMIEIGGRPILWHIMKIYTHFGFNDFVICVGYRGYMIKEYFANYVLHSSDVTIDAATGQIEFHQKAREPWRVTLVDTGADTMTGGRVKRVRDYLDPGKTFFMTYGDGVADVDVAKLLAFHQSHGKAATLTSVVPPGRYGALEIDGDVVRRFIEKPPGDNAWINGGFFALEPSVLDRIAADETAFEGDPLMGLARDGELMTFRHNGFWQPMDTLREKNHLEELWAAGRAPWKVWRD, encoded by the coding sequence ATGACCAAGGTTGTAATACTGGCGGGCGGTCTCGGTACACGCATCTCGGAAGAGAGCCAGTTGCGTCCCAAGCCGATGATCGAAATCGGTGGACGGCCGATCCTTTGGCACATCATGAAAATCTATACCCATTTTGGTTTCAACGATTTCGTGATCTGCGTCGGCTATCGCGGCTACATGATCAAGGAATACTTCGCGAACTACGTGCTGCATTCGTCCGATGTGACGATCGACGCGGCGACCGGACAAATTGAATTTCATCAGAAGGCGCGTGAGCCTTGGCGCGTTACGCTGGTCGACACAGGTGCCGACACGATGACCGGCGGCCGCGTCAAACGCGTGCGCGACTATCTCGATCCCGGCAAGACATTTTTCATGACCTATGGCGATGGCGTCGCCGATGTCGATGTCGCGAAACTTCTCGCCTTCCATCAATCTCACGGCAAGGCGGCGACGCTGACCAGCGTTGTGCCGCCCGGCCGCTACGGCGCGCTGGAAATTGACGGAGATGTGGTGCGACGCTTCATCGAAAAGCCGCCGGGTGACAACGCCTGGATCAACGGCGGATTCTTCGCGCTGGAACCATCGGTTCTAGACCGGATCGCCGCCGATGAGACCGCCTTCGAGGGCGACCCGTTGATGGGCCTCGCACGCGACGGCGAGCTGATGACCTTCCGGCACAATGGATTTTGGCAACCGATGGATACGTTGCGCGAGAAGAACCATCTGGAGGAACTCTGGGCGGCCGGCCGAGCGCCCTGGAAGGTCTGGAGGGATTAG
- the rfbG gene encoding CDP-glucose 4,6-dehydratase, producing the protein MPIDGLDANFWRGKRVLLTGHTGFKGAWAALWLSRLGAEVTGLALAPDTEPNLFALASVEEHLTSHIVDLRDRDALRAAVRGVDPHIVIHMAAQPLVRRSYAEPVETFAANVMGTVHLLDALRDASALRTILVVTTDKVYENAEQGVSFVEDDPLGGHDPYSASKAATEIVVSSYARSFFAERGIRVATARGGNVIGGGDFSEDRLVPDIWRALHAGKPLVLRNPAAARPWQHVLDCLSGYFAFVRGLTEDLPLPAALNFGPAPDAPAVTVAALAEAVQAALGVASDWKPANTKGPHEMATLEIDSGRARTILGWRDRLPGSASVEWLADWYRALNHDDDMQTFTLSQIADYEDRYKKDLGA; encoded by the coding sequence TTGCCGATCGACGGTCTCGACGCAAACTTCTGGCGCGGCAAGCGCGTGCTGTTGACCGGCCACACCGGTTTCAAGGGCGCTTGGGCAGCGCTCTGGTTGTCGCGTCTCGGCGCTGAGGTGACGGGCCTTGCGCTTGCGCCCGATACCGAACCGAATCTGTTCGCGCTCGCCTCGGTCGAGGAGCATCTGACGAGCCATATCGTCGACCTGCGCGATCGCGATGCACTACGCGCCGCCGTCCGTGGCGTAGACCCGCACATCGTCATCCACATGGCGGCCCAGCCGCTTGTCCGGCGCTCCTATGCCGAACCCGTCGAGACGTTCGCCGCCAACGTCATGGGCACCGTTCACCTGCTCGACGCGCTGCGCGATGCATCGGCGTTACGGACAATACTGGTCGTGACGACCGATAAGGTCTACGAAAACGCCGAACAAGGCGTTTCCTTCGTCGAGGACGATCCCCTTGGCGGCCACGATCCCTATTCGGCATCGAAAGCGGCAACCGAAATTGTCGTATCGAGCTATGCTCGCTCGTTCTTTGCCGAAAGAGGCATTCGGGTGGCGACAGCACGCGGTGGCAACGTCATCGGTGGCGGCGACTTTTCCGAAGACCGGCTGGTGCCCGACATCTGGCGCGCGCTCCACGCCGGCAAGCCGCTGGTGTTGCGCAATCCGGCGGCGGCGAGGCCCTGGCAGCACGTGCTCGATTGTCTGAGCGGCTATTTCGCCTTTGTCCGCGGTCTGACGGAGGATTTGCCGCTTCCCGCCGCTCTGAACTTCGGGCCGGCACCCGATGCGCCGGCGGTTACGGTCGCCGCGCTGGCTGAGGCCGTTCAGGCCGCGCTCGGCGTGGCCTCGGACTGGAAGCCCGCCAACACGAAGGGTCCGCATGAGATGGCGACGCTCGAAATCGATTCGGGCCGCGCCCGCACTATCCTCGGATGGCGCGACCGGCTGCCTGGCTCGGCCAGCGTCGAATGGCTGGCGGACTGGTATCGTGCCCTCAACCATGACGACGACATGCAGACTTTCACCCTGTCCCAGATCGCCGATTATGAGGACAGGTACAAGAAGGACCTCGGCGCATGA
- the rfbC gene encoding dTDP-4-dehydrorhamnose 3,5-epimerase, with the protein MTDRFVVSSTPLSGVKSIRRNRVGDARGWLERLFCRDDLAFAGWIWDIAQINRTLTLRKDTVRGMHFQTAPYEEAKLITCLKGKVFDVAVDLRPSSPTYRHWHGEILSDANDTTLLIPPGFAHGFQALSDNVEMLYFHSAPYAAACEGGVRADDPALAIRWPREIAEMSDRDRSFPLLDDLDEDSGQ; encoded by the coding sequence ATGACTGATCGTTTCGTCGTTTCGTCGACGCCGCTTTCCGGTGTCAAGAGCATCCGCCGCAACCGCGTCGGCGATGCGCGCGGCTGGCTCGAGCGCCTCTTCTGCAGGGATGACCTGGCCTTCGCCGGCTGGATCTGGGACATCGCCCAGATCAACCGCACACTGACCCTCCGCAAGGACACGGTTCGCGGTATGCATTTCCAGACCGCGCCCTATGAAGAGGCGAAGCTCATCACCTGTCTCAAGGGCAAGGTGTTTGACGTGGCCGTCGATCTGCGCCCGTCGTCGCCGACCTACCGCCACTGGCACGGAGAAATCCTGTCGGACGCCAACGATACGACCCTGTTGATTCCGCCAGGGTTCGCGCATGGCTTTCAGGCGCTGTCCGACAATGTCGAAATGTTGTATTTCCACTCGGCACCCTATGCTGCTGCCTGTGAAGGCGGCGTACGGGCGGACGACCCGGCGCTTGCGATCCGGTGGCCGCGTGAAATCGCCGAAATGTCGGACAGGGACAGGAGCTTCCCCCTGCTGGATGACCTGGACGAGGATAGTGGACAATGA
- a CDS encoding class I SAM-dependent methyltransferase → MRCRHCGTLLELPFIDLGSAPPSNSYLTGAALNGPETWYPLRVLVCTACWLVQTEDHAGREEFFSEDYAYFSATSTSWLAHAKAYVEAMADRFDLTPESMVVEVAANDGYLLQYVKARGIPCYGIEPTAGTAAAARAKGIEIDERFFGVKLAGELAVAGRCADLMAANNVLAHVPDINDFVAGFAALLNPAGVATFEFPHLLRLVQENQFDTIYHEHYSYLSLTAVLRIFTANGLRVFDVEELPTHGGSLRVYAGRADASAHEISPRVAALLAREVDAGMTEAAFYSGFQPRAEKVKDDLVSFLIDAKRQGLRVGAYGAAAKGNTLMNFAGIRPDLVPYVVDRAQSKQGKFMPGSRIPIVGEAHLKADRPDLVLILPWNIKAEVVNQLAYARDWGAKFVTAVPELSVT, encoded by the coding sequence ATGAGATGCCGGCATTGCGGAACGCTGCTTGAACTGCCGTTTATCGACCTCGGTTCGGCGCCGCCTTCGAATTCCTATTTGACCGGGGCGGCGCTTAACGGCCCCGAAACATGGTATCCGCTCCGCGTACTCGTCTGCACGGCGTGCTGGCTGGTGCAGACTGAAGACCACGCAGGGCGCGAAGAGTTCTTTTCCGAGGACTACGCCTATTTCAGCGCGACATCGACAAGCTGGCTCGCGCATGCAAAGGCCTATGTCGAGGCAATGGCCGATCGCTTTGATCTAACACCGGAAAGCATGGTAGTCGAGGTTGCGGCCAATGACGGATATCTGCTGCAGTATGTGAAGGCGCGCGGTATCCCGTGTTACGGAATTGAGCCGACCGCGGGCACAGCGGCAGCGGCGCGCGCCAAGGGTATTGAAATCGACGAACGTTTCTTCGGTGTCAAGCTGGCCGGCGAACTCGCGGTAGCTGGCAGGTGCGCCGATCTGATGGCGGCCAACAACGTTCTCGCCCATGTGCCCGACATTAACGACTTCGTCGCCGGCTTCGCGGCGCTGCTCAACCCTGCCGGCGTCGCTACTTTCGAGTTCCCGCATCTGTTGCGGCTGGTACAAGAAAATCAGTTCGATACCATCTATCACGAGCATTATTCGTATCTGTCGCTGACTGCCGTCCTGCGCATATTCACGGCAAACGGTCTTCGCGTTTTCGATGTCGAGGAATTGCCGACGCATGGTGGAAGCTTGCGGGTATATGCCGGTCGCGCCGACGCAAGCGCCCACGAAATCTCACCACGCGTCGCCGCGCTTCTCGCACGCGAGGTCGATGCCGGCATGACGGAGGCCGCTTTCTACAGTGGCTTCCAGCCCCGCGCTGAGAAAGTGAAGGACGATCTGGTCTCCTTCCTGATCGACGCAAAGCGCCAAGGGCTCAGGGTCGGTGCCTATGGCGCGGCGGCGAAGGGCAATACGCTGATGAACTTCGCCGGCATCCGCCCCGATCTCGTGCCCTACGTCGTCGACCGAGCCCAGTCGAAACAGGGCAAGTTCATGCCGGGAAGCCGCATCCCGATTGTCGGCGAAGCGCACCTGAAGGCCGACCGTCCCGATCTTGTTCTGATCCTGCCATGGAACATCAAGGCCGAGGTGGTGAATCAGCTCGCCTACGCGCGCGATTGGGGAGCAAAGTTTGTGACGGCGGTGCCGGAGTTGAGTGTTACCTGA
- a CDS encoding CmcI family methyltransferase gives MSVEDDRKKFEEERIAQSVALGQDSALFSQSLDLVLGLDRYDYSYLWTWLGVPIIQMPADVMATQEVIWNTKPDVILETGIARGGSVLFMASILELIGKGKVIGVDIDIRVHNRETIERHPMARRVTMIEGPSSDPAVVENVRSHIPDGASVMVVLDSDHSRDHVLSELRAYGPLVTKGCYLVVADTLVGYVDEEKAPRKRSKLWFKGNEPLSALNDYLRETDRFEPDPVINGKLIMSSSPGGYLRCIA, from the coding sequence ATGTCCGTTGAGGATGATCGCAAGAAATTCGAAGAAGAACGCATCGCTCAGTCTGTTGCGCTTGGACAGGATAGTGCTTTGTTCAGCCAATCCCTCGATCTCGTTCTCGGTCTCGATAGGTACGACTACAGTTATCTTTGGACATGGCTTGGCGTACCAATCATCCAAATGCCCGCCGATGTCATGGCGACGCAGGAGGTCATCTGGAATACAAAACCTGATGTTATTTTGGAAACGGGAATCGCGCGCGGAGGATCGGTTCTTTTTATGGCATCAATCTTGGAGTTGATTGGCAAGGGCAAGGTGATCGGCGTCGATATTGACATCCGTGTGCACAACAGGGAAACGATCGAGCGGCACCCGATGGCCCGACGTGTGACTATGATCGAAGGTCCGTCGAGCGATCCGGCTGTCGTTGAGAATGTCAGATCGCACATCCCGGATGGCGCATCGGTTATGGTCGTCCTCGACTCCGACCATTCCCGAGATCACGTGCTCTCCGAACTTCGGGCGTATGGACCTCTGGTCACCAAAGGTTGCTACCTCGTTGTCGCCGATACGCTGGTCGGCTACGTCGACGAGGAAAAGGCGCCGAGGAAGCGTTCAAAGCTCTGGTTCAAAGGGAATGAACCACTGTCGGCCCTGAATGACTATCTAAGAGAGACGGACCGCTTCGAGCCAGATCCTGTGATTAATGGCAAACTAATCATGTCATCTTCGCCGGGCGGCTATCTGAGGTGCATTGCATAA
- a CDS encoding GNAT family protein — translation MSSSPRTVRLRAPSGSDCEVLGRIRRSVDLQHLLLAYPDPSELEDLEGWLERRLSEPRGAFFVIADGVTDECLGYVQIVNVHGKGGNGSLGIAVDSTARGHGVGRQAVELILTHARSVMGLRKVELEVMAQNLPAIGLYKSLGFSDVGTRRRHYFDGDEWRDVLVMEIFLEGRKE, via the coding sequence ATGTCTTCTTCCCCACGCACAGTCAGGCTCCGCGCGCCGTCGGGAAGCGATTGCGAGGTTCTGGGCCGCATACGGCGTAGCGTGGATTTGCAACACCTTCTTCTAGCTTACCCAGACCCTTCCGAGTTGGAAGATTTGGAGGGCTGGCTTGAACGACGGCTTTCCGAACCGAGAGGGGCGTTCTTCGTAATAGCGGACGGCGTGACAGACGAATGTCTTGGCTATGTGCAAATCGTGAATGTTCATGGGAAGGGAGGCAACGGGTCTCTCGGTATTGCGGTCGATAGTACTGCGCGCGGCCACGGGGTCGGACGGCAAGCGGTGGAACTGATTCTGACGCATGCACGGAGTGTGATGGGACTGCGCAAGGTGGAGCTCGAAGTCATGGCGCAGAATCTCCCGGCAATTGGGTTATACAAGTCGCTTGGGTTTTCCGATGTAGGAACGAGGCGGCGGCATTATTTCGACGGGGACGAATGGCGTGACGTGCTCGTCATGGAGATATTTCTGGAAGGTCGGAAGGAATGA
- a CDS encoding WbqC family protein, with product MTRVVISQPMYFPWPGFFEQMMLADVYIWLDDVQFSKGSFTNRIQVNINRHRKWMTIPLKDKGAWKTIAELRPAGDAWIASHREMLRQSLSGLAARADALELFDKATGETSLANCLIQSAMLPASFIGVAPEKTKRSSEMNVSGTSWQRVLDLVKSVGGTAYVTGHGAARYMDHEAFERESIAVEYMDYSKTPWGNEDNFVSPYVTILDLIATEGRAARTRLRPRTLDWRQFLETRI from the coding sequence ATGACCCGTGTTGTCATATCGCAGCCGATGTACTTCCCGTGGCCCGGATTCTTCGAGCAGATGATGCTCGCCGATGTTTATATCTGGTTGGATGACGTGCAGTTCTCCAAAGGTTCGTTCACGAACCGTATTCAGGTGAACATCAATCGACATCGGAAGTGGATGACCATTCCGCTGAAGGACAAAGGCGCTTGGAAAACCATCGCCGAACTGCGCCCGGCAGGTGATGCATGGATCGCATCGCATCGTGAGATGCTTCGCCAAAGCCTGTCAGGACTCGCGGCAAGGGCAGATGCGCTTGAGCTTTTCGACAAAGCGACTGGCGAGACGTCGCTCGCCAATTGTCTTATTCAGTCGGCCATGCTGCCCGCCTCATTTATCGGCGTCGCGCCTGAAAAGACCAAGCGATCGAGCGAGATGAATGTGTCCGGGACGTCCTGGCAGCGGGTGCTCGACCTGGTGAAGTCGGTAGGTGGTACGGCCTATGTTACGGGGCATGGCGCGGCACGATATATGGACCATGAGGCGTTTGAGCGGGAAAGTATTGCGGTCGAGTATATGGATTACAGCAAGACCCCGTGGGGAAATGAAGACAATTTTGTTTCGCCATACGTGACGATACTCGATCTGATAGCGACGGAAGGTAGAGCTGCGCGCACTCGGCTGCGCCCTCGTACCTTGGATTGGCGGCAGTTTCTGGAAACGAGGATATGA
- a CDS encoding phytanoyl-CoA dioxygenase family protein, translated as MMSKTGLSEGAVLAFQNDGFVLLPEFYDIENEIAPIQEGIRQIVELSARRHGLKIACDTPLEAMTTGFMTLIAKDRSIGSEIYDAVKQVLGFMRLVVDRRNEELFRGLRAGSIPGIAAGGYGIRIDNPREGKFRAPWHQEFPAQLRSLDGIVFWSPLLPVAPEMGPVEIARGSHREGIVPVFSESGQNAREGAYGLRLDDEERRLAAYEKCAPLSKPGDLLLMDFLTLHQSGENLSDRPRWSMQFRYFNFAEPTAIRIGWCGSFAAGVKFSDIIPNLKKSE; from the coding sequence ATGATGTCAAAAACTGGCTTGTCCGAAGGTGCCGTTCTTGCGTTTCAGAATGACGGATTTGTTCTTCTCCCGGAATTCTACGACATCGAAAATGAGATCGCTCCGATCCAGGAGGGAATCCGGCAAATTGTCGAGTTGTCCGCAAGGCGGCATGGCCTGAAGATTGCTTGCGACACGCCGTTAGAGGCAATGACTACGGGATTCATGACACTTATTGCCAAGGACCGGAGCATCGGGAGTGAGATTTACGACGCCGTCAAGCAGGTTCTTGGTTTCATGAGGCTTGTGGTTGATCGCCGCAATGAAGAGTTGTTTAGAGGTTTGAGGGCCGGATCCATCCCGGGCATCGCGGCGGGTGGATATGGCATTAGGATCGACAATCCGCGTGAGGGTAAGTTCCGCGCGCCTTGGCATCAGGAGTTCCCCGCGCAGTTGAGAAGCTTGGATGGCATCGTTTTTTGGTCGCCGCTTCTTCCGGTCGCGCCGGAAATGGGTCCGGTCGAGATTGCGCGGGGCTCTCACAGAGAAGGCATTGTACCGGTTTTCAGTGAAAGCGGGCAGAACGCCCGCGAGGGAGCATATGGGTTACGCCTCGACGACGAGGAAAGAAGGCTTGCTGCCTATGAGAAATGCGCGCCCCTTTCGAAGCCCGGTGATTTGCTGCTGATGGATTTTCTGACTTTACACCAATCCGGGGAGAATTTATCCGACCGGCCTCGGTGGTCCATGCAGTTCAGATACTTCAACTTTGCCGAGCCTACGGCAATAAGGATCGGGTGGTGCGGATCATTTGCTGCCGGCGTAAAATTTTCGGATATAATACCGAACCTCAAAAAGTCAGAATGA
- a CDS encoding class I SAM-dependent methyltransferase has translation MNNMKCCVCGSDNCDLVYHHPAPAVTSLSSILEVDTRVYVCQSCGHMQSADLPDVQKFYDTEYQISLTSEDADQLYDIVGGKPVYRTQYQAGLILDFVDVPRGAVVLDYGAAKAKSLYWLLQRRSDILPHVFDVSEDYRSYWQDWVPVEQQMTYATPAEWNGHFDLITAHFVLEHVREPVEVFSDIARLLSPSGRFFFSVPDVVGNPGDMIVVDHLNHFTKSSVAVALDRAGMKLEKFDAIRLRGAYVVVAVLKGDEEKVSLPTREDIEANVLALKKCCTSWHEAEKCIADAQERNAGKKVAIYGAGVYGTFVFSRIRNSGGAVCFVDRNPHVHGRDHLATPVVPPEELSADIGVLYVALNPAIARKAMVDLGFDSRRDLELVYLS, from the coding sequence ATGAATAACATGAAATGCTGCGTTTGCGGGTCGGACAATTGCGACCTTGTCTATCACCATCCAGCGCCTGCCGTCACGTCGCTCTCGAGCATCCTTGAAGTCGACACGCGGGTTTATGTCTGCCAATCCTGTGGGCATATGCAGTCTGCTGATTTGCCGGACGTGCAAAAATTTTACGACACGGAGTATCAGATTTCACTGACCTCCGAGGACGCAGACCAACTCTATGACATTGTGGGCGGCAAACCTGTTTACCGCACACAATACCAGGCCGGGCTAATCCTCGACTTCGTTGATGTCCCCCGGGGTGCGGTGGTTCTGGACTATGGTGCGGCGAAAGCGAAGTCGCTGTATTGGCTCCTTCAGAGGCGATCCGACATTCTGCCTCATGTTTTTGACGTGAGCGAAGACTATCGTTCCTACTGGCAAGACTGGGTGCCAGTAGAACAGCAGATGACTTACGCCACGCCTGCGGAGTGGAATGGCCACTTCGATCTGATCACGGCGCATTTCGTTCTCGAGCATGTGCGGGAGCCGGTAGAGGTGTTCTCGGATATCGCTAGGCTCCTTTCCCCTTCAGGTCGATTCTTCTTTTCCGTTCCCGATGTGGTAGGGAATCCGGGCGATATGATCGTCGTCGATCATCTGAATCACTTTACCAAGAGCTCGGTTGCAGTGGCGCTTGATCGTGCCGGTATGAAGCTTGAGAAGTTCGACGCAATACGCTTGAGGGGCGCTTATGTCGTCGTCGCCGTGCTCAAGGGTGACGAAGAGAAGGTGTCGTTGCCGACGAGAGAAGATATCGAGGCCAACGTCCTGGCACTCAAAAAATGCTGCACATCATGGCACGAGGCAGAAAAGTGCATTGCAGATGCGCAGGAAAGGAATGCGGGAAAAAAGGTTGCGATCTACGGGGCAGGCGTGTACGGCACTTTCGTCTTTTCGCGTATCCGCAATAGTGGCGGCGCCGTCTGCTTTGTCGATCGCAATCCGCATGTTCACGGACGCGATCATCTGGCCACTCCCGTTGTGCCGCCGGAGGAGTTGTCTGCCGATATCGGCGTACTTTACGTGGCGCTCAATCCGGCAATTGCCCGCAAGGCGATGGTAGATCTCGGCTTCGACAGTCGGAGAGATCTCGAGCTCGTCTACCTTAGCTAG
- a CDS encoding glycosyltransferase family 2 protein has product MPNVTVAIPVYNGEAYLERCLLSVQSQTEEDFAALIYDNASNDGTREIAESFCRTDRRFTYYRQSENRGPTNNFVDALAASTTEFFFWLAHDDFVSPNYIAELHRLFTDYPHINLAVPRVLSIHEDGREYGDTPWPDGMPADRISRIDCLLRKAPPSWFYALWRTETVRDAFGRAWAHYPYGWGSDHLTIYTQIIRDKLAGTNAACLTQTIQHRPVRIRPPVKHMVELRYLFKQFCLEEAMHQDFTPGEMKRLRPMINAYASHRCYGYRKIARRALREFSLALVGKNPS; this is encoded by the coding sequence ATGCCGAATGTAACAGTCGCCATTCCTGTCTACAACGGTGAAGCCTACCTTGAGCGTTGCCTCCTGTCGGTTCAAAGTCAGACGGAGGAAGATTTTGCAGCATTGATCTATGACAATGCGTCGAACGACGGCACACGGGAGATTGCGGAATCGTTTTGTCGTACCGACAGGCGATTCACCTACTACCGGCAATCCGAAAACCGGGGACCGACGAACAATTTTGTCGATGCACTGGCCGCCTCGACAACAGAGTTCTTCTTTTGGCTCGCACATGACGATTTTGTATCGCCAAACTACATTGCAGAACTGCACCGCCTGTTCACAGATTACCCACATATCAATCTCGCGGTACCGCGTGTTCTTTCAATCCACGAAGATGGTCGCGAGTATGGAGATACTCCGTGGCCAGACGGGATGCCGGCCGACCGGATAAGCCGGATTGATTGCCTGTTACGCAAAGCACCACCCAGCTGGTTCTACGCCCTCTGGCGCACAGAGACCGTGAGAGACGCTTTTGGTCGCGCTTGGGCACACTATCCGTATGGTTGGGGGTCTGATCATCTGACGATCTATACACAGATCATCCGCGACAAACTGGCCGGCACAAATGCCGCCTGCTTGACCCAGACGATCCAGCACCGGCCTGTGCGTATACGACCGCCCGTCAAGCACATGGTGGAACTGAGGTATTTGTTTAAGCAGTTCTGTCTCGAAGAAGCGATGCATCAGGACTTCACGCCCGGGGAGATGAAGCGTCTGCGCCCAATGATCAATGCTTATGCGAGTCATCGCTGCTATGGCTATCGCAAGATCGCTCGCCGGGCATTGCGGGAGTTCTCCCTCGCGCTTGTAGGAAAGAATCCTAGCTAA